The Nitrospira sp. genome segment TCATGGACAACATTGATGATGAGGGTTTACGGCGCCGAACATTCGCGTTCACTTGTATGTTTGATGAGTTGGGTGCGATGGACAAAGCTGGCCAGCTACCAGCGCCCATCATCCGAAACATTCTCGATGCACTTTCTCTCTCCCCGCGTGAGAGCTGGACGTCGACTCCGACTGGCTACTTAGCGAAAGATTGGTCACCATGGCGCTTTCGGCGGCGACTCTCGCTTATCAGCAGGCCGATAATCCGGTTATCGAATGATGGCAATCCACGTTACCTAATAGCGCCAGGTATAGTCCGCGATGGCGCGGCCAAAGTAATTCAGTACTGTCTCAAGGGCGATTACGACGCCAAAGATTTTCCCCGCGGAAGGATGAGGTCGTGGATAGGAGCTGCAGAGAATAGGCGTGGGCATGAATTCAATGAGCAAGTATCCAACGCTCTGCGCGAACTGGACTGGAACACGAAGCCAAATGTAAAGCTCACTGAAATTCTGAACGTTAAGCTCGACCACGATTATGGTGACATAGATGTTCTGGCGTGGCGGGGCAAACGTATTCTTGCGATTGAATGCAAGGATTTGGAGCTAGCCATGACCGTCGGAGACATTGCTCGTCAGGTTCACGAATTTCGTGGCGAAGATGGTTTGAATGGCAAGCCTGACAGGCTTAAGAGGCACCTGACACGTATTGCAATTTTGAAGAGCCGAATGGATGTGGTTCGAAGATACACGCGAAGTCCAGATGCCTCCGAAATCGAAGCCTGTCTAGTGTTTAGCGATATTGTACCTATGAGCTTCTCCGAACTGGCTGAACAGCGAGCTGTACGAATTTCAGTCTTTGAGAGCCTAGCGAACCTCTAGAAGTGGCTTAAACTCTGAATCCGCGTAACCTTCAAACTCGAACTAGCCAATCCGAAGTCGCATTCGGTGAGGCGCTCATGCTCCTCCTGAGGGGGGTCGAACACTGAAGGTGCTTATCCGCCGGCGATAATGAAGAGAGGCTGCGCCTGGTGAGCCGGCGGTACACACGAAGTGCGGTTTGGCGGAGAGGGTGGGATTCGAACCCACGGTCGAGTTACCCCGACAGCAGTTTTCGAGACTGCCCGATTCGGCCGCTCTCGCACCTCTCCGTTATAGCAGATCGTCGGCTGGCTTGAGTATCGAGCAGGTGAGGAGAACATGCTCGATGAGCGTGCGAGCTTACCTTGGCTGGTACGGTTTTGCAATGGCTCGAATTGCGCCGTCTAAAATCTTACCGAGCGACCGATCGTTGCGGCGGGCAAGCGGTACAAGCGCCTGGAGTCGGCGACCATCTTGATCGGGAAAGTCTTGCAGGTCGCAGAGCAGACCTTCGGGCGCCTGCATGCGCCAGAGTTGTTGCCCCTGGTCTATGCGGGAGTCCCGGTTGTCGATGGTGAAAAGCAGTCACCCGAGCTTATCCAACTTGAGGTCGCGTTTGATTTCATTTCCGCACCGATTGACATGACCTCAGTAACGGCTGACAAGTGCAAGGCGCATAAGTCACGTCGTTGCAGTCAGAGGTGTTCCTTCCCTCGATGGTTTGTACAAATAGTTTCGCTCAGGCCATGCTCCCTCACTGATAGACAGGCCTCGATGGGAACAGGTCCGTCAGGGCTCCCATGTGTGCCTTCTCCGCGCTGTCCCGTTACTTCAGATAATACCCATACCGTTCGATGATCGCCTTGGCCTGAGGACCACTCATGAACTCCATGAGCGCTTTTGCCGCAGAGTTATCCTTTCCCTTGGTCAGCAAGATCGCATCCTGCTTGATTGGTTCGTGCAGGTTGGTTGGAACATCCCAGCGACTTCCCTTCCCCTTGAACTTCGGGTCCATGACCTGGGATAAGGCCACAAAGCCCAGTTCGGCATTTCCGGACTCGATAAATCTCATAGTCTGGCCAAGATTCTCCCCCACGATGATGACGTTCCCGGGCTGTAACTTCTCCCAGATCCTCAACGCCTGCAATGCCTGCATCGCCGCGAGGCCGTAAGGAGCGGTCTTGGGGTTCGCAATGGCCAGGCGTGTGAAATTTTTGGAGGATAATGTCTCTTCTCCCTTCACCAGGTCGGCATTCGGGCTCCAGAGCGCGATACGACCGAGGGCATAGGTGAAGCGGGAATCCTCGACTCCAAACCCTCCTTCTTCCAAGCGCTTGGGGCGCTTATTATCGGCAGAGAAAAACACATCGAACGGCGCCCCGTTCTTGATTTGCGAATACAAATTGCCGGAGGAACCGGCAGCAATCTCAACGTGATGTCCCGTCGATTGTTCAAACTCCGTCGCCACCTCGTGGAACGGTGGAACAAAATTCGCCGCCACCGCGACCAGAACCTGCTCGGCGAATGCCGGTATCACGGCCGTACTCGCGAGAACAAACAAATACCATGTGAGAAACCTCTGTTTCATGGTCATTCCTTTCTAGATTCTGACTCGTATTGCAGCGAAAAAATAATCGCTGTCTTTGTTCCCTCCGGTCGGCATTTGGGCAATGATGATGGGGCTGTCAAAATAAGACCCCTTGAACCAATGCGCGTATCCAAAGTCGAAATCCAGGTTAGAACTGATTATCCATTGCGCGCGAAGCTCCACGTCTTGTCCGAGTGAAGTGCCGGATTGCCCAGTGGGGTCTCGTAAACCGGATTGGCCGAAGAAATCCTTGCTTTGCGCCAGAAACCAGACGCGATGCTTGACTTCCAAAAACCAGTTTGGTGTGGGCGTGAGGATCACCCGCCACCCCGGTGATTGGAGGTTTGTTCTATAAAAGGGACCCCAGATTCCGGTGCGCATATATTCAAAGTTCCGTGAGCCGAACAGCGTATCGAACGATCCATTCTGGCTGTCGCCTGGTTGGCGATCGCCGCTGGCATAGTCATAGTGAAACAGCAATCTCGGCGTCCAAGGGAAGTCGAATGTATACCCGATGTCGAGGTGGTTCAAAAAAGCAAAATGATTGGTCACTCCCAATGTTCCGACCTGCCAGGTGGTCTCAATTTCATAATCTGGCTCACCGGGCTTGGGATCCTTATACAGGCGCCCTCCGAATGTCGAATAGGTGCGATGGTTGGCCACATTCGCCACGCGCCTATCGTTCAGTCCCAAGTAGTAGGCGTCCATCCGGAACCAGGGGAAATGGTGACCTTCAAAATAAGTTCCCCAAAAGAGCGAATTGCTGTTTTGGTGGTCGAGCTGTTCAGTGTTTCGGATGACCGGTTCCACGACGAATGCCCTGAGCCGCCAGAGCTGCTCCTGACCGATTTGCCAATGGAAGCCGTCAAACGAGTTTGTGGTATTCCGAAAATTGTTCCGCGAGATCAGTCGACGACGGCCGAAATCGCTGGTCCAGCGGCCGAAGTGGAAATCGGTCCGTAACCCGGTCCCCAAGACATTATCCAATTTCAATGCCCCGAACAACTGTAGAGCGTCGAATTCATTCACCGTGGTAGTGTCCCGGAAATTTCCGGGCTCTCCACTAATAAGAAAGGAACGTGAATCCTGACCCTCGAAAAGAAATCGCACTGGCCCGTTTCCGCCCAATCCAAAACGAACTCGAGACCGCAGTGGAATTTGCGCATCCGTCGCTCCGTTCCCGGGGACCTGGATTACTCGCCAGGGGTGACTGACCGACTCAAATCGTGTCCGTTGCTCGAGTCCCAGATCGATCCAGTCGGGGAGGTGTAGCCCGGTTTTGAGGTATCGTCTCCAATCAACTTCTCGACGCACATTGAGAATGGCGTCGGCCGGCTCGATCCAATTTTTCCCTGTTTGTGAAGAAACCGTAAAATATTTCTCAGTTGTGATCCATCCGGTATCGCGCATGAACTTGAACACGGGATCTTCCGTGTTTTTGAATACCCAGGTCCCGTCTTTCTTCTGTATCACGTCACCATGTTCGACAGCCTTCGCCCTTTCTGGTCCTATAAGAAGAGGCACAGTCAGCAAGACACACCAAAAAATCCTCCTCGACATTGATTCTCCTCTTGTTCTGATTCAAGCAGAGCGAGGCAGTTCCAAGTTCCGAGTGCAACGTGTGAATTATGGTGCACGTGCGCAGAGACTTTCAGCATATAGCAAAGTTACGGTATTTGCGGGGGCGCGTGTTCAACCGATAGGCGATGGCGGTCAACTCCCGTTCAGCGGAAGCCAGACAGGCGGGTGCCCTTCGGCAAATACTGACGGAGCGGGGTTGGGTGCATGATGTGGTAAAGTGAAACCGGCCAGATGAAGGGAAGTGGAATATGGTTTATTGGCCTGGGATGAGATGCACAGAGCCGATATTGAAGGCAGCCCACACCTCGCTGCAGATGGTCAGCTCACTCAGTGCGGGCTGCGTGATGAGAGCGGTGAAAAACCTACAGCAGGTGCCTCCCGCGATGCGGGAAGAACAGCATTACTTTCCGACCATCACCTCAGTGGCCTTGATGGCGACGGTCACAGAGTCGTTGACCTTCAAGCCCATGCTCTTGACGGACCCTTCAGTGATGGCAGCGACAAACTCGAGTGTGCCGACCTTGACGGTCACTTCGGCCATCGCTTGTCCTTCTGTGATTCGTGTAACGGTTCCCTGAAATTGATTGCGTGCGCTGAGCTTCATCGTCCGTCCTCCTTATGTAGATAAACAATCCTCATGACTTCTAATCGTAGCGTAACATTGTCCGATGAGAAAAGGATGTAGGTTCGATAAGAATTTGTCGCTAGTCTGTATGGACCACTCGGTTTCATCTGACAAGCACGATTCATTCAGTGCGAGGTCGATCAAATTGAGGAATTGTTCTTTCACGATCATGATTTAGGAGAGAGGCGCCCCGAGTCGCGCTTCTTCCACGTACCCTCGATACAATACTTATACACAGAGGCATAATAACGGGCGTGTTAGCGCGGCGCACTCCTTACCGCCAGGATTCCTCCGTCGGCACGGGCTGCCTGCTACCGATGGTCCGAGGGGATCTGAATGCTGATGGCCCCGGCCAGTTCTCCTACTTGTGCGCCTTCTCGCGGGTAGCCGGAAATGTCAAGGATTCCTTTGGGCTTCCCGTGGCAGACAAGACAATCCTCCGTATAATAGATGGGCATCAGGGTTCTGAGTAGCCGCCCACCATCGACCCACTCCACAATCGGAGCGCTTGAGGCCGGTTCGTCGGCAAGGCGTTTCAGCGCTGTTTCTTCATACGCATCCGGAGCATTTTTCAAATTCCTCGGATCCAGAGCGGTCTGTTTGATCGTCACCTTCGATCGCTTCGAGAATTTCCGCGCGGCCTGACTGCCGAACGAGGCCGGGATAAAATTCTTGTATCCGATCCCACGTTGATTGATCACCAGTTGGGCGTCCGCCACCACCTCTTTGCTCGCGAGGAGCAGCATGCTCAGCAGATCTATGGTCGGAGAAGGCAACGAGGAAGGAGGATGTTTCAGATCAATGTGTGTCTGCTGGAGAAACTCATCGAGCACCAACTGTTGAAAAACCTCAGGAGTGAATCTTTTATCGCCTTTTCGAGGATCGTTGATCAATGGTTGATTCCGCTCGACGATGACACGCCCTGCGTTGAGGAACGTCGCCAGGAGCTCTGCAGCCTGTTCAGCTTCCTTGTGAGAAGCTTGTGCCGAGCCGATCGAAGGCCATAACAAGATCAAGGCCAACGCGAGAAGTAAGAATGCTTTCGAAGGGACGATCATCACCAACTCCGTTTCCTCATAGTCCTTCAGCCGGTTGGCACTGCCCTTGATCATAATGCTGAGGAATTTGCGTGACTTCAAGTGGCAGCCCCTCTGTTGCCGCCCGTCGAGTAGGCGCGTATTCCTCTTCCACCCATTTCCTACGCATCTGCCTCAGCCGACCTGATTCTTCCAGATGAAACAGCAAGTTGTTCAAGAACCATTGTAACCGCCTGTGGTCGTCGCTTGTCACGATGGAGAGATCCTCATGAGTCAGAATCAAGGGGCTGCCGTCGTTTTGTCTCAGGAGCCGCCAATCTTGCCAGACCCGTTTTGTCACATACTCCAGGATGGAATGGTTGGTCAGGATGACATCGATATTCAGGTCCTTCGTTTCCACCGAAGCGGGAAGTGAATCGCAGATGACCATGTGGATGCGCTTGAGATTGGCTTCGGCATACAGATGAGACGATCGGCCTTTCTGAACGGCGACGGTCAATCCGGCAAAGCCTTCCTGGACGGCAGCGAGCGTATTCAATTTTCCGTTCTGCTTGCGAAATTGAGCCCATACACGTTCGACGACTTCGGGCTTCTGGATGATGGCTGCGATACCGTCTTCATGAAAATAAGGAGATGAAAACCACAGGCCCGGCGGATATGCGCCGGGAACGGTTCCGCTGACGGACGAGATGAACAAATCCAGCTGTCCTTCAGTCATTTTGATGAACAGATCGCGAAATCGAGTGAGGTACAGGACTGGAACGATGGGGGTTGCTCCGCCGCAGTACGCCGTCAGCGCGTCGCCGATTTCTCGGATCAGTTCGACATCCAGGCCTGTGACGCGAATGCCTTCGTCCGTATACACGGCAGGAAAGACGAACGGGCGAAACGGCTCGACGGAAATACCGACACGTAACTGCGCACGCGAGCAGATCGATGACAATGCCTCGCGCGTCAGCGGGTGTATGAGCTCAACGGCATCATACAGAAGACCGCATCCTTGCAGGATAACGATCAGCATCATTAGGACGAGCGAAAGGCGGAGCCGTTTTATGATGCAAAAGCTCACGATCCATGCCATTCCATGGTCTCAATATGGCGCGCGGTCGGCAATCATCGCCCTAATATCGAACGCCGATGGTGAAGAACCATTGTTGTGACCAACCGTAGATGCCTTCGAACTCAACCTGGAATTGAGAGTACTGAAGTCCCATGTCGACGGAAAACCCCTGGGCTACAGGAAATCGTACACCGATCTGTCCTCCGTACAGGAAGCCTGGTGTAAGGCCCGCCGACAGGGTTCCACCCAGCATCGGTCCAACATAAGGGACCGCCCGGTGCTCCAGCGGTCCGAAAAGGGCATGCCGCAGGAGGCGATTGATCGGTTTGCTCTTGGGGAAATCCAATATGTCGATGAAATTATTCCAGCGCGGGTTTGCAAACAACGAATGTTGGTTGGTGCTGAAAGTCGGCGTATGGTGGCTGTAATATTGATAGATCCCTCGCAATTCAAGAGGGCCATAGCGAAGAGCCGTGATTCCGGCCTGAAGGGCGAAGACTGTGCGAGTGGGCGCAAAGGTGCGGTCGTTAAATGACACATCGAAACTGAACGGGCGGAGCGGTAGAATGTCCAGAACCGCTTCTTGCCCGGCCGCTTTACATGGCATCACCATGGCAAAGAAGAACAGGGCCACCCCAACATGGAACCCATGGGTCCGCAGCGGACCACCTCCCTCGCACTCTCCTTCATGAAGAGGCTGCCATTCATTCGACGCACGCTGAGCGACTCGAGCACCTTAGTCTTTCACGATCATGACTTCGGTCGCTTTGACTAAGGCAATCGCGGTATCTCCGATGCGGAGCCCGAGTGCGTCCAGCGCATCACGAGTGATCACGGCCGTAATCTTGTGGAAGCCAATGTCGACATCGATCTGTGCCATGATCGCGTCCCGCTTGATCGCCGTCACTCGACCGATGAGCTTATTGCGCCCACTGACATCATCGACGCCTGTGTTTTTTTTGCCCAGCCACCCGTCGAGCAACGATCTCGTAAACCGATATCGTCCCCCGATCTTGGGTGCCTCAATTTTCCCCTCCCAAATATACCGGTAGAAGGTCGGCAATGTCAGCCGAACATATCGTGCCGCTTCCCTAGCCGTGAGGACATTGCCCGTCATCTTTTTTGCCATCGTTGACTCCTATCGTCGAATTGACCATCCAGGAGCAATCTTTTATCAGATCGCTATCAATGGGGCTGACCGGTGATCAATAGAAAGAGGAGGAGAGCCACGATCGCTAGGGTGACTCTCCTCTCATCCGAAGGTGCTAAAACCCCATCGCACCCCTCCGGATGCAAAGGCCCCGCAGTGGGAGGGCATACTCGCTTGCCGGGCCTTTCTGATGTAGTCGTATTGGCCTTCCTACTTCTGTGTCGAAGGCACGCTCTTGATTGTTGGATGTCAATGCCGCATGCATTCCCACTCATTCAGCTCGAGCAGAGCCTCTCCTTGACTGGAAATCAGCTCAATCGCGTGAGGATCGACGACAATACTGACCGGATCCCATGTCCGGGGTGGACGACTTGCCCCGACGATAGGCACTGTGCACTTGAGAGCCCAACTCTCGCCATGAACTTTTGCGGTGATGACATATCCCCGTGAAGATGGTTCGATCAGCACGATTCGACCATACCAGCGATTCAAATGTTGTCTGCTCCGACGGAACAGCCCTGTTTCCAGGCGAACAGCCTCGGCAGGAACCAGGGCGATGACTTGTTGCCCCGCAAAGAAGCAACGTGCATCGTCGATCGGCAGCTTCACGCGGAGATCGGCTCGCCTTCCTACACGAATTCGCACGCAGCTTCGAGTCAGACCGACATGCCGAGAGTGAACCAGCCCCTCAGTCCAGTTGATGACCTGACTGTCCGACCGAGGTCCTTGTCCGGAAGTCGGGCTATTCCCCCAGATGTTTATGGCTATGAAATAGGGGTGTGCCATAGAAAAACTCCATCTATTCCACCAACTCTTCATTCAGCGCGACTGCTTTGATATGGGCGAATACCCGATCGCCAGGTTTTAACCCCAGAGTGACAAGCGATTTTCGAGTGATGGTGGCCACGAGCGGCGCTCCGATATCTAGAAGCACGTCTACTGAGGCCATGTCTATTTCGCGGATCTCTACGATCGTGGCCTTCAGAACGTTCAATACGCTGGTAGGACAATCGATCCGTCCTATGACCAGACTGACATCGCTGGAAAAGATGTGTACACGCATGACCTGCCCGACGACGACAGACTGAAGGGGCACAAATAGGTCATGGCTATTGAATTCCAATCGGGTCAGGCCGTACTCCACGTCATGAGCGGCGACACGGGCATCCAAGATTGCGCCGATCCGGTGCGCTCCAAAATGTCCTCGGAATTTCAGAGAAGTGAGCATCTCATTGAGCGGGCCGATCCCGGCGACCTTTCCCGCTTTCAACAGCACGATACGGTCGGCAAGTTGGAAGATTTCATTGACTGCATGACTGACGTAGATCACCGGAATGCGCAGCTCCTCATGAAGTCGACTGATGAACGGAAGGAGTTCCTGTTTGCGTTGAACATCAAGCGAGGCGAGCGGTTCATCCATTAACAGGAGCTTGGGGCTGGTCAACAACGCTCGACCGATCGCCACTCGCTGTTGTTCGCCCCCAGACAACTTATGAATGCGGCGTTCAAGCAGATGGCCGATGCCCAGAATATCGACCACCTGTTCGATAGCAATGCGGCGTTGCTCTGGAGGAATACGCTTGTACCCATACAGAAGGTTCGCGCGTACATCGTAATGGGGGAACAAGCGAGGCTCCTGAAACACATATCCGATCGGCCGTCTGTGAAGCGGCAGGCACAGACCCCTTTTCTCGTCCTGCCAGACATCGTTGCCGAACTGCATGAACCCGTCGGATGCGCGCTCCAGTCCAGTCAAGCATCGCAACAGCGTTGTCTTTCCAGACCCTGAATGGCCGAAGAGCACGGTGATGCCTGAGGCCGGCACGTCCAGATCGATGCCCAGCTGAAAGGTCGGATAGCGTACATGGAACTGTGCAATCAGTCGGCTCATGATGCATGGATGGGAAATCGTCGGTTGGCGACATAGACGGCCAACAGCACCAGAAACGAAAAGATCAGCATGAAAGCAGAGACGGCATGAGCCTGAGCGTATTCCATCACTTCGACATGTTCGAAGATGGTCGTGGAGAGGACACGCGTTTGTCCCGGGATCGACCCCCCGACCATCAGCACCACCCCGAACTCTCCAATCGTATGGGCAAACCCGAGCACGATCGCGGTGATATAGCCGCGCAGCGCGATCGGGGAGATCACGGTCAGAAAGGCGTCGAGTTTGGAAGCACGGAGCGACCAGGCTGCTTCCAAGGGAGCCTTGCCGGCGGCTTCAAAGGCGCCTTGCAGCGGCTGTATCACGAACGGCATTGAGTAAAAGACCGAGGCGATGACGAGACCGGTGAAGGTGAAGGCGAGCGAGAGATGGGCGATACGGCTGAACGGCCCGTATGGGCCCAGCGCGACGAGGATGTAAAATCCCAAGACGGTAGGTGGAAGCACGATGGGGAGCGCGACCGCGGCCTCCACGATGGGTCTGAACGGGGAACTGGTATGAGCCAGCCACCAGGCGATTGGCGTGCCTACAATCAGCAGAACGATCACGGTCATCGTCGCCAGCCGCAGGCTGACCGACAGGGCGCTCAGATGCATGTCTGTCAATGTGTCCATGCGTCCTCTCTACTTCAACTCATACCCAAAGCGTTCGATAATCGCCTTGGCGGGCGGACTGCCCACGAATTCCAGGAGGGCTTTGGCCCCGGGGTTCTTCTGGCCCTTCGTCAGCAAGATCACGTCCTGGTTGATCGGCTCGTGGAGCGTGGTGGGGACCTCCCACCGACTGCCCTTGTCCTTGAACTTGGCATCCATGACCTGAGACAAGGCCACGAACCCCAACTGCGCATTGCCCGATTCGATGAACCCCATGGTCTGACCAAGATTCTCTCCCATGACAATTTGAGGCTGTAAACTCTCCCAGAGTTCCAGCTTTTGCATCGTCTGCATCGCCGCGACTCCGTACGGCGCCGTTTTGGGATTCGCGATGGCCAGCTTTTTGTACTGTTTGGCCCGGAGCGTCTCTACTCCCTTGATCAGGTCGGCATTCGGACTCCACAGCACGAGCCGGCCGATCGCATAGGTAAAGCGGGTATCCTTGACGCCCAATCCCTCGTCTTCCAACAGTTTGGGCCGCTCCGCATCGGCAGAGAAAAATATGTCGAAGGGCGCGCCGTGCTTGATTTGTGCGTAGAAATTGCCGGAGGACCCTCCCGCCACCTTCAGCTGATGGCCGGTGGCTTTCTCGAACTCAATCGCGAGTTCACGGAACGGCGGAATGAAATTCGCCGCCACCGCCACCAGCACCGGCTCGGCGAAGGCCGGGGTCCCCGCCATCGTCACGAGGATCACCACACACGCTGTAAGAAGCCTCAGTATCATGGCCACTCCTTTCTAGATCCTGATTCGCATTTGAAAATAGAAGTAATCACTATCTTTGTTTCCTCCGGTCGGCATTTCGGCAAGGATCGTGGGACTGTCAAAATAGGATCCCTTGAACCAGTGTACGTAGCCGGCATCAAAGTCCAGATTCTTGTTGACGGCCCACCGGGCGCGCAGTTGCACATCCTGCCCCAGCGAGCTGCCGGAGTTCCCAGTGGGGTCCCGCAAGCCGGACTGGCCGAAGAAATCCTTGCTCTGGGCGAGATACCAGACGCGATGCTTGACTTCCAAAATCCAGCTAGGGTTGGGCGTGATGATCAGCCGCCACCCCGGCGACCAGAGGTTGGCTCTATAAAAAGGACCCCAGATGCTGGTGGGCATATATTCAAAGTTACGTGCGCCAAATAATGTATCGAACGATTCGTCCTGACTATCGCCCGGCTTGCGATCGCCGCTGGCATAGTCGAAGTGGAACAGGAGTCGGGGTGTCCACCGGACGTTGAACATATAGCCGAGATCCAGGTGTTGAAAATAGGCAAAGTGGTCCGTCACGCCTCGGTGACCGAACTGCCAGGTGGTCTCAATTTCATAATCCAGTTCTCCCGGTTTGGGGTTTTTATAGAGGCGACCGCCGAACGTGGAATAGGTGCGATGGTTGGCCACATTCGCCACGCGTATATCGTTCAGTCCCAAGTAGTAGGCGTCCATCTGGAACCAGGGGAAATGCTGGCCCTCGAAGTAGGTCCCCCAAAAGAGCGTATTCTTGTTTTGCTGGTCCATCTGCTCCATGAGTCGGATAACCGGCTCCACGACGAATGCCCTGACCTGCCAGAGCTTCTCCCGACCGATTAGCCAATGGAAGCCATCAAACGAGTTTGAGGTGTTTCGAAAATCGTTTCTGGCAATCATCCGTCGGTTGCCGACATCCATGGTCATCCGTCCAAAATGGAAATCGGTCCGCAGTCCAGTCCCCAGTACATTGTCCAATTTCAATGCTCCAAACAGCTGGAGAATATCGAATTCATTGACCATGGTGGTGTCGCGGAAAGATCCCTCGGCTCCACTAAGAAGAAACGAACGGGAATCGTTACCCTCGAACAGAAATCGCACTGGTCCGTTGCCTCCTAATCCAAAACGAACTCGCGACCGCAGAGGAACTTGTGTATCCGGCGCCCCGTCCCCGGGGACTTGGCTTACTCGCCAGGGGTGATCATACGACTCAATTCTGCTCCGTTGCTCAAGTCCCAGGTCGAGCCAGTCGGGAAGGCGCAGCCCGGTTTTGAGGTATCGATTCCAATCTATGTCCTTCCGGCGATTGAGGACCGCATCGGCCGGCTCAATCCAGTTCTTGCCGGTCTGATCGGAGACGGCAAAATAGCGCTCGTGGCTAATCCATCCCGTATCCCGCATGTACTTGAACACCGGATCTTCCGTGTTCTTGAAAACCCAGGGTCCGCACGGGATTTCGACGGACCGCCCCGAACTGATGATGGGGGCGGTGGGGAGGCACACCTCGTCCTCGACCAGTTCCCCATACTCGACGGCCTTGGCCGTGGTCGTTCCTAAGAACAGGACCGGCACCGTGAGCAAGACCCACCATAGCGATTTCTTCGACATCGATTCTTCCCTTCTTCCGATTGCGACAGCGCCTGTGTTTTCTCACGAATGGTCAGGCGACCCGTAGCACATGGACCCTCCCGGTTTCGCTGGTGTCGTATCCTCCCAAGGCTTCGATCTCGTTTCGAAATGGTCCGCTGACGATAGTCTCAAACAAGTGAGCTAAGGTCGGATGGGATTGTAAGTATGGCTTAGGGACAACCAGGTCGTAGCGCGCGGTTTGGAGTGGAATGAAATCGAGTCCAAAGAGTTGCGCCGCCGAACGAATTCCAATTCCAACGTCAGCCTGGCGCTCCGCGATGACTCGAGCCACCTCAAAATGAGAGGATACGATCCGGTCGTATCCTTGAACGTGAGTCGGCTCTACGCTTGAGGCTCGTAATCGTTGATCGAGCAGCAGCCTTGCACCCGAGCCTTCTTCCCGATTGACCAAGACCACTGAGCGCTCAGCGAGGTCGGCTGTCGTGCGAATGGACA includes the following:
- the modA gene encoding molybdate ABC transporter substrate-binding protein, yielding MILRLLTACVVILVTMAGTPAFAEPVLVAVAANFIPPFRELAIEFEKATGHQLKVAGGSSGNFYAQIKHGAPFDIFFSADAERPKLLEDEGLGVKDTRFTYAIGRLVLWSPNADLIKGVETLRAKQYKKLAIANPKTAPYGVAAMQTMQKLELWESLQPQIVMGENLGQTMGFIESGNAQLGFVALSQVMDAKFKDKGSRWEVPTTLHEPINQDVILLTKGQKNPGAKALLEFVGSPPAKAIIERFGYELK
- a CDS encoding alginate export family protein, whose translation is MSKKSLWWVLLTVPVLFLGTTTAKAVEYGELVEDEVCLPTAPIISSGRSVEIPCGPWVFKNTEDPVFKYMRDTGWISHERYFAVSDQTGKNWIEPADAVLNRRKDIDWNRYLKTGLRLPDWLDLGLEQRSRIESYDHPWRVSQVPGDGAPDTQVPLRSRVRFGLGGNGPVRFLFEGNDSRSFLLSGAEGSFRDTTMVNEFDILQLFGALKLDNVLGTGLRTDFHFGRMTMDVGNRRMIARNDFRNTSNSFDGFHWLIGREKLWQVRAFVVEPVIRLMEQMDQQNKNTLFWGTYFEGQHFPWFQMDAYYLGLNDIRVANVANHRTYSTFGGRLYKNPKPGELDYEIETTWQFGHRGVTDHFAYFQHLDLGYMFNVRWTPRLLFHFDYASGDRKPGDSQDESFDTLFGARNFEYMPTSIWGPFYRANLWSPGWRLIITPNPSWILEVKHRVWYLAQSKDFFGQSGLRDPTGNSGSSLGQDVQLRARWAVNKNLDFDAGYVHWFKGSYFDSPTILAEMPTGGNKDSDYFYFQMRIRI